The segment TCTGTCGAATGGTTAAACACCTTCTTAGATAAATACTGGCCCATTCTCGAACCTTCTGTCTCCCAACAAGTTGTCGATGGTACAAATACTGCACTATCTGAAAATGTGGCAATTCctaaatttatcaaagCCATATGGCTGGATCAGTTTACATTAGGTGTGAAACCTCCAAGAATTGGTGCCGTAAAGACATTTCAAAACACAAAATCTGATGTCGTGGTTATGGATGTATGTTTATCATTTACTCCACATGACTTGTCTGATCTTGACGCGAAGCAGTGCAGGAATTACGTAAATTCCAATGTCGTATTAAAGGCAAAGATATTCGGAATGAATATACCTGTTTCAGTTACtgatgtttcttttcgaGTTTTTGCTAGATTTCGTTTCCAATTGATGACAACTTTGCCCCTTGTTGAAACTATAAACATTCAGTTGTTGGAAGTTCCTGAAATTGATTTTATTGGTCGTTTACTAGGTAACTCCGTCTTCAATTGGGAAATATTGGCTATTCCTGGTTTAATGAGattaattcaaaaaatggcatTTAAATACTTGAGCCCCGTTTTGCTCCCACCTTTCTCTTTACAGCTTAATATACCACAACTTCTTTCCAAGACTGGCTTACCTATAGGTGTTTTGGAAATCAAAGTCAAAAACGCTCATGGATTGAGAGGAATTATGGGCATGATCAAGAAAACAGTTGATCCATACTTGACATTTGAGCTCTCTGGTAAAGTAGTCGGTAAAACTAAGGTTTTTAGAAATTCTACTAATCCTGTTTGGAATGAATCCATCTATATTCTCTTGCAATCATTTACTGACCCACTTACAATTACCGTATATGACAAACGCGAAGCATTTagtgataaaaaaatgggtaCGGTAATTTTCAACTTGAATAAGTTACATGCAAATCACTATGATAAGAACGAAAAGGTACATTTTCTAAGAAATTCTAAACCTGTCGGTGAATTGACATTTGATTTGCGATTTTTCCCCACTATtgaaccaaaaaaatcactGAACGGTGATGAGGAACCTTTACCATATATGAATACAGGTATCACCAAAATCGTTATCGGCGAGCTCAAGGGATTGGATGAACTTAGtgacaaaaaatttgtatttGCAGAGTTGTATGTCAATGCAGAGTTGGTGATGActaccaaaaaagaaaaaagaaccGCCCACTTGAAATGGAACTCAGATTATTATTCTGTAATAACAGACCGTAGAAAAACTATCTGTAGATTTGTCTTAAAAGATCAAAGCGGTAAAGTAATTTCATCTTCGGTACAACCGTTAAATCATTTGATAGATAGGACAGAAGTTGATAAGGAATGGGTTCCTCTAAGAGATGGGAAGGGAGAATTAAAAGTTACAACTTATTGGAGACCGGTGGACATCGACCTTGGGTTGAAAAGTGTAGGGTATACTACTCCTATCGGTATGTTGAGAGTATTTATCAACAAGGCTGAAAACTTGAGAAATCCGGATAACTTGGGAAAGATAAGTCCTTACGCCGAAGTATCCGTCAATGGCATAGGAAGAGGAAGGACAAATGAAAGAATAGAGACATTGAACCCTATCTGGAACCAATCAATTTATGTGTCTGTCACATCTCCCTTACAGAAAGTCTCCATTGATTGCTTCGGCACAGATACAAATGGGGATGATCATACTCTCGGGAGTCTTAACATCCAAACTCAAAATATATATCATAAAgacaatgatgataaatataccatttttattgaCAACACTCCAAGAACTGGCAACTTAATTGGAAAGAAGGGTGTAAAAGGGACTGTTACGTattatttatcattttaCCCAGTTGTTCCTGTATTAAGTTTGGAAGAGGCGAAGGAAGTCGACGACATtaatgagaaaaaagataagCTAGAAAAGCAGAAAAGTACTCTGGGTGACAAGAATATCTCGaaggaagagaaagaaagaattagAAAGGAAGAAGCCAGACTCACCGAGAAGTATGACATGTATAGTTACAAAATGAAGCTTGACCTTGATGAATTGCTACAGTACAATGCTGGTGTGCTAGGTGTTACTGTATTAGGCGGGGAACTATCTCAACCTGGTCTCTACGttcaaacattttttgattcCTGCGGTTACGCAGCGATAACCAGCGCAAAGAACGCTATTAGAACTATTAGAACAGGCTGGTCTGGCGATTTCATGATAAAAGAGCTTGAGTGGTCTGTGACTACATTCAGAGTGACAAAGACCAAAGATGCAAATAAGGCGGAGAATTTTATTTGTGAAGTGaaaattccaacaattGAACTGGTGAAGAACTGTTATTACAAGCCTTCCGTGTTAAATCTTATAGGCAAAAAGAGTGCCAAATTATTAGTTCAGGTCTCATGGTTCCCCATAAATGCCACGGAATTGCCTCAATCAGACTTGATTACAAACTCCGGTGACTTGAAAATCACCGCTAAGAGTGCTGAAAACTTAGTTGGTGTCAACAAGAATGGCTATTCCGATCCCTACGTGGAATTCTTTTTAAACGAAAAGAGCACGTCACCCATTTTTAAAACTgcagttcaaaaaaaaacattaaaTCCTTCTTGGAACGAAACCAAGACCATTGAAATTTCAAACCGTGTCAACGACTACTTGACCATTAACGTGAAGGACTACGAAGCCACAAATTCCAATAGAAGTATTGGAAAAGCCATTGTTCCATTATCTACCATCGATCCAGAGAGTGATACTACATTTAATATACCGTTAGTGGGACCAAAGGGAGAAGACAGTGGTGTGTTACATCTTGAATTTGAGTTTGAACCCCGCTATACTACTAATGTGGTCAAACGCGAAGCTAGACTTGGAAATTTTGCAACGAAAGGATTAGGCACAGGTATCAAAGCTGGTTCCACAGTTTTCGCTTTGGGAACCAATGTTGTAAGCACCGGATTAGGAACGATTGATAAAGTGAAGGTTGGGGTTTTTGGTGGCAAGAAGCGTACAAATACTGGGGACGGAAAATCCGAAGAGAAGCAATAATTTTACCGATAGCAAAGAGTCCCCGTCACACCATTAGCTTGATATGACAGTATATGAGCAAAATAGATTCAAGACGTCAATCGTAACAATCCAACCATGCCGAGTGCTACTATAGTgtctttttcattatcacATATGTAAATTATAACGAATATGTACTCTCATGTGTGTTTTCCAATGGAAACGACTTACCATTTTGATTATTTCCAATGTCAGGTACGAAGAATGACTGAGCGAAAAAAACCGCAGACATAAAATGTAAGTAAGATTGGGGCTAAACCATCAAAGCTGCTCACGAAAGGTAGAACATCACCGATATTGTGGGCAGAAGAAATTATACAGACAGTCTCAATAGTTTTTAAAAGAGAGAAACGTTTGCAATGGTAGGGGATAATATAAGCGGCGATAGCAGTGCTGTCCATCCGGTTGAACTGTCAGTGTATTCAGTATTGTCTACTGATTTAGACGGATTATATCAATCCATCAATGAACTACGCGAGTCGCAAGCCCTACTCATTCTTATGCTACGGAAGGTTCGCGATAAACTTCGAAGAGAAAGTCAAGTCCTTTATGACCCAGAGCCCTTCAAGCCAACCATGGATAAACTGGCGGATTTATCTACCCGTGTGCACATTCTCTCGCAGAGGTATGAGAAGCTTCAGGGAAATGTCAGGTCCCTTAACAactaaataaatatacaCATGTATAGCGtaatcttcaatttctttcacTCACTTATAGATGGTATCGACTAGTGTACTTTTAATACCCCGTGAgaaatgataatataagCATGACAAAAAACGGTGGAAAATCTGGAAAGCAAGAAAGTAGCACGCTAGAAATATTCCAGCTTGTCAGCTCGGCTGTTTAATAATTGTCGTTGTATTACCATTAACATAATCATTGAATTacagtgaaaaaaaattgtctCGCTGTATctgattcttttttttattctttgccTGTCCTTCAAGTTCTTTATAAccttgaaaacaaaaaattatattgGTCAATTACAATCATTTATTACCAAATTTGTCAATTAACTATTTTTAGGGTGACTGACTGATAAAAACATTGTATCGTTTTACTCTCTTTATTTATCCATAACCGAAATTCAGATACTTCTGAACTATTTAGTATTAAAGGCAGACAAATCAATAATAAGCTAAGCGATGGCAATCAAGTCATTGGAATCGTTCCTTTTCGAAAGAGGTCTTGTAGGGTCCTATGCCATTGAGGCTTTGAATAATTGTACTCTAGGTATAGACGTCAACCATTATGTTTCCAGATTGTTGACCAATAAAAGAGAACAGTATTTGGATGCCATTGGTGGCTTCCCTACCAGTTTAAAAATGTATTTGGAAAGTGATTTAAAGATATTCAAGGATTTCAATATCACCCCTATTTTCGTCTTTAACGGCGGTTTAACTTACAATCAGTTAGAGGCATCCGGCCACTTCACTGCAGCATCTGCATCCGCGTCCATTTCGTCAGCCACTGCTGGAAGCGGTGGTACCAACGCTACAACAAGATCGAACACGGAATCCGTTCTTTTACAGAGAAATAGAGGTTGGACACAATGGAACAACTTGGTTAGTTCGAATCAAAATTCCTACATTGACCAGCCTATTCAACCCCAGGAACCATTCAGACATAATACCCCAATTGACTCCAAGGCTTACCAAAACGATTTGATCGCTTATTTTATTGAGCATGGTTATATGTATCAAGTGGCTCCTTACTCCTCTTGGTTTCAACTAGCATACCTATTGAATAGCGCTTATATTGATGCCATCTACGGCCCAACAGATTGTTTGATGTTAGATTGTGTTGATAGGTTCATTTTGGGCATGGAATTTccaaataaagaatttcGATTCATTGACAGGTCAAGGGTCATGAAGGATTTAGGCTGTACCCATGAAGAGTTCATTGATATTGCAATGGCTGTAGGTAACGATTTGCAACCAACAACTTTACCACCCTTGCAGATTTATCCGGTTCCTCAGCTATTTGATATTGCTTTAGAAATGGTTTTGAACACAGGCACAAATTTTTATGCCTATCAACTGTCTACAGCCTTACAAAATGACTCGAAAGAGAATATTCAAAACTATCAAAGGGGTATATCTGCACTAAGATACATGCCAGTCTTAAAGGATACAGGTAAGGTTGAGTTATTTGTTCAAGAAGTCGTTGTTTCAGAGGAGGAcagtgaaaaaaacaacaaggACGGAAAGAAGAGTAATCTTTCCTCACCATCCTCTGCGTCCTCAAGCGCTTCTCCTGCCACTCCTATGGCCAAGAACGCTAGCGAAAAGTTAGcttatgaaaaattcagtACTAAAGAGGTTAGGAAACCAAGAGACATTCCTAATGATGTGCATGATTTTATCGGCCAAATGTTACCTCACGAATACTATTTCTATAGATCCATAGGGCTGGTTACTGGAAAGTTATTTGACGCAATTGTCACAGGCGTTTATCCTGAAGAGTCTCCATTAGGTGGAGGATCCGCTACTTCCTACAGAAAACTGGTTTCCAAGTCtgttgaaattttcaagaataaagaaattaattTATTGACTCAACCAATTAACAGATATTATCAGATTAAACAAATTAAACAAGTCAAATGGTACGCGCCAAATGAGCCTATCACTTTGGCCAACAGAATGACACCTTCTATGTTTGAAACTATCAACCACTTAATTGTTAAAACAGAAACCTCTGGTGAAAAGGAATTTTCTATCTATGAGTTCATTGCAGCAATAAATGCTTCTAGTGACATGGCAAAAGATTTTATATATGAGAAAGTTATTTTCCCAAACTCCGTACCAATCGAATCTAAATTAAACTCACCATTTGATTTGTTGTCAACGAATTTCTTAAGATTATTAGTACTATTGGAGTTTTTCACTTTCGACTTCAAGGAAAAACTGCTAAAACCAACTAAATGGGGGgaagtatttttgaaattaaatGAGCTCGATATCGATCGTATGTATCACGAATCGGTTGTTATctttttggtatttttgaaatgtgACGTTTTAAAACTTAACGAAGAAGTTCAACCACCAGCTCCTTCAGCCCTGTCTCAGGCAACTCTCCGTTCATATCCTGAAGAGTCTTTGTACGTCCTATTGATTACGCGTGTATTAACTTTGTTTCAGGTGGACCAAAAACCATCGAATTACCATGGGCCTATTGATAAGAAAACATTAATTTTTAGAGATCATCTCTCTTTcataaaggaaaatttaaaCGAACTTTTTGAAGCCGTTTTGATTTCATCTTTAACTTCAGGTGAATTCAATAGATTATCACTTGATAACTTTGGTTGGGCAAAGGAAATCGTTACACATTTACCGTTTAAGTTAAATTCTCCAAATACTATCATGGCTATGATGTGGGAGTTCTTTTTACAAAAGTATCTTCACAATGGTAATGCCAAGAATGATGCATTGTCCTTAGTTGCTACTGAATTCAATACCTATAAATCCACACCTAACCTTGATGAACAGTTTGTTGAATCCCATAAGTTTCTGCTTGAAGTTGCAAAAGTAATGGGGAAGTTAAATGATGCAAAACTAATTGGAGAAAATGAGTTTAAATTATTTACTAAAGCAATTGAGTTTGCTACAACTGCTCTATCTAGCTGAGGCGTTGTAAAGTGTATGACTGAAATGGTGGAACTAATGTGCCTGATAAGGAACGATAGTTGCTCTTAAAGAAGtatattgttgttattttAAGAGTTAAAGTGTAATCACCAAGATTTAACACAAACACAGTATATAACAAcagttcaagaaaaaaaaaaggaaccaAAATCACGGCAACaattggagaaaaaaagcaaaacaaaaactaaACCACTGTTTATTTATATGCCAcatattttattatataaatatgtAAAGAACGCTGAACAGTAAACAATTATGAAATCCCACcagagaaggaaaaggtaaaaagaattatttACCGTTACAAGCTAAAAGGAGAGgttcaaatcaaaaaagCTCACGAGTGGAATAACAACAGTAAATATTACACATACATGTACATAGAATTAATTATCGAAGTCAATTGATTTCCGCTTGTAATGATTGCAACTCGTGCCTCTTATTGTTCAAGTAATTCTCCAATACTTCAACCTGCTGTTCAATGTTATCCAAATCATCAGTTATTGACCTGATATTAATCCGTTTAGAGCGTTTCGAGCCTCCTTGGCTTTTTTCACCCTTTTTGTAATTCAAAAGACCTTCTAATTGTTCTCTCATGTTCGCAACTTGATCATCTGTCAGAGAAgcatatttttgttttatacTGTTTTCATTTACGAGTGCGTTGTTGCCGCTGCTATCAGCACTTGAGTTCAGCCCATTGTCACGAACATTGTTCCTTTCGCTGGCTTGATCTTTTCTCTTCGTAGGAGGCTGCGAGGACTGTAAATCATAGctcactttttttttgttgcaCACTTCAGCTAGAGAATTGGGTAAGCTTGCTGGAATTTCAGCACCCAGGTCATTTCTTTGTCTCAAACAATgaataaagtaaaaagtAGGATCTCTATCAATTGATTGTAAATTTTGGGGATTAATTAGACTCCAAACTTTATTCAAATCTGTCTTACTAatgttaaaaaattttgtggAAAGTTTTGTTGATAGTTCATTGAATGTTATTGTACCATCAGTTAGTTTTGCACAACTCGTAtagattttttcatattgaTTTAGATCATCTGGAGACATGTACCAATCTACTttaatttccttctttggaGGCAAGTCTGCATTTTCTATTTGTTTGCgcttcttcctttctttgattaGATTTACCTTACTTCCCGGAATCAACCAATCAGGCAATTCATCTGGAACAGAactaatatttttattaacCATATCAAATATTAATCTCATGCAAATTACAAATTCCTCAAAATCTAAATTgtcgtcatcatcaatatcgGCTAAGAACCAAATCTTATTCAGGACTGATGAATCTAATTTAGAATTATAAAGAATTGGTAAAACCTGGTCATGGTTCACCTTATTCTCTATTGGTTTTAAACCCGAGAAGATTTGCCAATACTTTTTGATCTCAAATTGTTCTAACTTAGgcatttttcagaatttcCTGTTATCTTTACCGGCCTTTCCAAACCCACTCACACTGTGGTTATCTCACGATCGTCTGACTACAAATGGTGATTAGCCTCATGTTTCTGACGTTCTTTTCATTCATTCTTGACATGTTATATCATAGGGGTCCCACACTACCGTCAAATATGATATTAAAGAagtaataaataaaaaaatgcagcTTTTGTAGTAGCGATGGGAAATACTGGATATTTGGGGTAAAAGTTACGTTTTATTCAATCGAATGAAGGCCTAAATGctgttaaaaaatttcgaaacAGACAAGCAGCGAAATAAACGGTATGCGTGCTTGTTTAAGGAGCTGGATGTTAAAGGAAATGGTCAAGTTACTCTAGATAATCTAATATGTGCTTTTGAGAAGAACGATCATCCGCTCAAGGGTAATGATGAGGCAATCAAAATGCTATTTACTGCAATGGATGTGAATAAGGATTCTGTAGTTGATTTAAGCGACTTCAAGAAGTACGCTTCCAATGCCGAATCTCAAATTTGGAACGGTTTTCAGAGGATAGATTTAGACCATGATGGTAAGATTGGCATCAACGAAATAAATAGGTACTTGTCAGACCTGGACGACAAGAACATATGCAATAATGAATTTATCCATGaatcttcaaatgaaaaaatgaacaaaTTCTCgagattttttgaatgggCGTTcccaaaaaggaaaaccaCCATTAGACTACAGGGCCAGACTAGCCACAAGGACGAAATTGATAATCGACGTTCAAAGCAAACAATCAACCCAGATTTGTACGTTACATATGACCAATGGAGAGACTTTTTGCTGCTGATACCGAGAAAGCAGGGTTCTAGACTTCATACCGCTTATTCCTACTTTTACCTATTCAACGAGGATGTCGACCTATCTTCAGAAGGTGATGTTACTCTTATTAACGATTTCATTCGTGGATTCGGGTTTTTTATTGCTGGTGGTATTTCAGGTGTCGTTTCGAGGACTTGTACTGCGCCATTTGATAGACTAAAAGTGTTTCTCATTGCAAGAACGGATCTATCCTCGATTCTGTTAAACTCAAAAACTGACCTTCTTGCTAAAAACCCCAATGCTGATATAAACAAGATATCATCTCCATTAGCAAAGGCTGTTAAAAGCTTATATAGACAGGGAGGGATAAAGGCGTTTTATGTCGGGAACGGTTTGAACGTTATCAAAGTTTTTCCAGAAAGTTCGATAAAGTTTGGTTCCTTCGAAGTcaccaagaaaataatgacCAAATTAGAAGGCTGTCATGACACGAAAGACCTTTCAAAGTTCTCCACCTACATCGCTGGTGGTTTAGCTGGTATGGCAGCACAGTTTTCCGTTTATCCTATAgatactttgaaattcagAATGCAGTGCGCTCCTTTGAATACAAAATTGAAGGGGAATAAACTACTGTTTCAGACCGCAAAAGATATGTTTCGAGAAGGCGGGCTCAAACTATTTTACAGAGGTGTCACAGTTGGTATAGTGGGTATATTTCCCTACGCTGCTTTGGACTTGGGGACTTTTTCagccttgaaaaaatggtataTTGCTAAACAGGCAAAGGCGCTGAACCTACCACAAGATCAGGTCACGCTAAGCAATTTGGTTGTACTTCCAATGGGTGCATTCAGCGGAACTGTGGGAGCTTCCGTCGTCTATCCAATCAACCTTTTGAGAACAAGACTACAAGCTCAAGGAACATATGCACATCCTTATGTCTACAACGGCTTCAGAGATGTTTTGTTAAAGACGCTTGAAAGGGAAGGTTATCAAGGTCTATTTAAAGGTTTAGTACCCACTTTAGCGAAAGTATGTCCAGCAGTTTCTATCAGCTATTTATGTTACGAAAacctaaaaaaattcatgaatctggaataataataataacatatgcatatatatcaGCTAATGAAttctatttatttataagCCGCTACTGCGGTTTGTGGGCGTACTGTTAACCAAGCTTTTGTTatgatatatattcttattCAAACATGTACATAGTTACACCTATAGCAAGCACACAATCAATACTGAATACACTAATACACACTAATTAATTGATATTTGATAACCTCGCTTATAACATCGTTATATATAACAGAACgcgaaaagaaaagacgcGTCTCTCTTATTTGTCTTTATACAATAAAATGGCTTCACGACATGGAAAACTAGTTGATTGAGGTAAGAAAGGGTAGAAGCAAAGGGAACAGAGGCGTACGCCCGTAAATATTTAGTATCATGACACAGATTAATCAGATAAGCGATATAGATGTTCATCGAATTACATCTGGACAAGTTATCACTGACTTAACGACCGCAGTGAAAGAGCTTATTGATAATAGTATAGATGCGAACGCAAGTCAAATAGAAATCACCTTCAAAGATTACGGTCTTGAATCTATCGAGTGTTCTGATAATGGTGACGGCATAGATCCTTCAAATTATGAGTTTCTGGCCCTGAAACATTAcacttcaaaaatttcgaaattTCAAGATGTTGCCAAAGTACAAACCCTGGGATTTAGAGGAGAAgccttatcttctttatGTGGCATAGCCAAACTGAACGTCATATCAACCACTTCGCCACCAAGGGCGGACAAGTTGGAGTATGATATGCTCGGTCATATTGCATCAAAGACAACGAcatcaagaaataaaggGACGACCATACTAGTTTCGCAATTATTTCATAACCTACCTGTTAGACAGAAAGAATTTAGTAAAACTTTTAAGCGCCAGTTTGCCAAATGTCTCACGGTTATACAAGGTTATGCAGTTATTAATGCTGCCATCAAATTTTCTGTTTGGAATGTCACATCAAagggtaaaaaaaatctaattTTATCAACGATGAGAAATTCAAGcatgagaaaaaatatatgttCAATCTTTGGTGCAAGTGGTATGCGCGGACTTGAAGAGGTTGATTTAGTGCTCGATCTGAACCCCTTTAAGAAGAGGATGCTTAGGAAATACACTGATGATCCCGATTTTTTAGGCCTTGATTACAGGATTCGAGTGAAAGGCTATATATCGCAGAACTCGTTTGGATGTGGTAGAAATAGCAAAGATAGGCAATTTGTCTATGTGAATAAAAGACCAGTGGAATTCTCTACGCTTCTGAAGTGCTGTAATGAGGTTTACAAAACGTTCAATAATGTCCAATTTCCAGtagtatttttgaatcttgAATTACCTACCAACTTAATTGATGTGAACGTCACTCCAGATAAAAGAATGATATTGTTGCACAACGAACAAGCGGTCATTGATGTCTTCAAAACGAATCTGACTGATTACTTCAATGGACAAGAGTTAGCTCTTCCCAAAAGGATGTGCTCACAACTAGAGCAACAAGCCCCGAAAAGGCCTAAAACAGAAGCTGCAGATAATAAAAGTATAGCACATGAATCCAGTAGCGAAAACTGTCATGATGCCAGGAGCGAAAGTAATCAATCCAATCACGCACGTTTTAGTAGTGTTTGTGAAGAAACTATGGGCGCTACGGACAAAAGCAAGGATACCGAACTAACTTCCGTAATGGATGGTAATTATGCTATCTCCACTGATGCCATTGGTTCGGAGTGTGAAGTTTCGGTTGATTCATCGCTTTCATTGGATGAGGGAAACTCAAGTACACCGACTAAGAAGCCGCTTAGTATCAAAGCAGATTCTCAAAATGTTAGCGCTCTAAACCTTGGCAGTTTTTCCAATCCtgaatttcaaatcatGACTAGTTCAGACAAAGCACGTAGCTTGGAAAAAGTTGTTGAAGAACCTGtttattttgatattgatggTGAACAGttccaagaaaaagcagTCCTTTCGCAAACAGATGGGTTAGTTTTCGTAGACGATGAATGTCTTCAGCATTCAGGCTGTCAtcacaaaaaaagaggtaGTGCTGATGCAGAACAAGATGATGAGGTTGACTCAGTATACGCGGAGATTGAGCCAGTTGAAATTAATGTGAGAACTCCTCTAAAAAACTCTCATCGTTCAATCTCCAAAGACAATTATAGGTCATTAAGCGATGGATTGACACATCGCAAGTTCGAGGACGAGATATTGGAGTACAATTTAAGCACAAAAGGATTTGATGAAATGATCAAAAATGGCAAACAAATTAGTGGCAAACAAATGAGTAGAATCAtaagtaaaagaaaatcacAGGCCCAAGAAaacattatcaaaaataaagaggaATTGGAAGATCTCCAACGAGGGGAAAAGTATTTGACGTTAACAGTTTCAAAAGATGATTTTAGGAAGATGGAAGTTGTTGGACAATTTAATTTAGGATTTATTATAGTAACCAGAAAAATTGGTAACAAATATGATCTGTTTATTGTTGATCAACATGCAAGTGATGAAAAGTACAATTTCGAAACATTGCAAGCTGTGACTGTTTTCAAATCACAGAAGTTGATAACACCGCAGCCGGTAGAATTAAGTGTTATAGATGAACTTGTGGTATTGGACAATTTACCggtttttgaaaaaaatggatttaagttgaaaattgatgaagaagaagagtttGGCTCGAGAGTTAAACTTTTAAGCTTACCTACATCCAAGCAAaccctttttgatttggatGACTTTAATGAACTGATACACTTGATCAAAGAAGATGGTGGGTTAAGAAGAGATAACATCAGGTGTTCTAAGATTCGGTCTATGTTTGCTATGAGAGCATGTAGAAGTAGTATAATGATAGGTAAGCCGCTGAATAAGAAGACTATGACCAGAGTCGTTCATAATCTCAGCGAACTGGATAAGCCTTGGAATTGTCCTCATGGACGTCCCACAATGAGACATTTGATGGAATTACGTGATTGGAACTCATTTTCGAAGGATTACGAAGTATGATTTTACGTTGATATTAATTCATTATATAACAAAcaaatatattatatacaGGGAGTCATAACACAAAATAAATTCGTGCATTAACGATGATTGAtggatatatatattggGATATAAACCTAAGCCATTATGAATATGAAGGTagctttccttttatttgCTTTATTGATGGAGGATATAATCACTTGCCAAAGATATATGACCAAAGAGATGGATTATGTTGTGCTTCCGCTTGAGAAAATGTATGGAGTCCACGTCTATCAATCTTATTAAGCTTTCTTGCAGTTTTTGCGTTGTTTCTCGTATGTTGGCCTCTAACTGGTAAATGTAAAGTATGTCTCATACCGCTATAgcttccaatttttttctttaggGCAATATTGTCTTTTACAATGGCCCTAGCGTCACCTTCGATAGTCATTGTCGACAGTTCACTTGCTATGCTCATGATCTGGGGTTCTGATAGTTGGTGCATCCTCATCCATGGGTAAAACCCTAATTTCGAGCATATCTTTTCAGCCGTCGTTTTACCTATGCCGTAAAATTTAGAAGCCAGTGCAATTTTAATGACCTCTTTACCTTTGAAACCTTTCCCCAAGATGTGAACGACCATGGTTTTGATGGAAGACCCAACCTGATTTGCTCGT is part of the Saccharomyces paradoxus chromosome XIV, complete sequence genome and harbors:
- the PMS1 gene encoding ATP-binding mismatch repair protein (ATP-binding protein required for mismatch repair~similar to YNL082W); translated protein: MTQINQISDIDVHRITSGQVITDLTTAVKELIDNSIDANASQIEITFKDYGLESIECSDNGDGIDPSNYEFLALKHYTSKISKFQDVAKVQTLGFRGEALSSLCGIAKLNVISTTSPPRADKLEYDMLGHIASKTTTSRNKGTTILVSQLFHNLPVRQKEFSKTFKRQFAKCLTVIQGYAVINAAIKFSVWNVTSKGKKNLILSTMRNSSMRKNICSIFGASGMRGLEEVDLVLDLNPFKKRMLRKYTDDPDFLGLDYRIRVKGYISQNSFGCGRNSKDRQFVYVNKRPVEFSTLLKCCNEVYKTFNNVQFPVVFLNLELPTNLIDVNVTPDKRMILLHNEQAVIDVFKTNLTDYFNGQELALPKRMCSQLEQQAPKRPKTEAADNKSIAHESSSENCHDARSESNQSNHARFSSVCEETMGATDKSKDTELTSVMDGNYAISTDAIGSECEVSVDSSLSLDEGNSSTPTKKPLSIKADSQNVSALNLGSFSNPEFQIMTSSDKARSLEKVVEEPVYFDIDGEQFQEKAVLSQTDGLVFVDDECLQHSGCHHKKRGSADAEQDDEVDSVYAEIEPVEINVRTPLKNSHRSISKDNYRSLSDGLTHRKFEDEILEYNLSTKGFDEMIKNGKQISGKQMSRIISKRKSQAQENIIKNKEELEDLQRGEKYLTLTVSKDDFRKMEVVGQFNLGFIIVTRKIGNKYDLFIVDQHASDEKYNFETLQAVTVFKSQKLITPQPVELSVIDELVVLDNLPVFEKNGFKLKIDEEEEFGSRVKLLSLPTSKQTLFDLDDFNELIHLIKEDGGLRRDNIRCSKIRSMFAMRACRSSIMIGKPLNKKTMTRVVHNLSELDKPWNCPHGRPTMRHLMELRDWNSFSKDYEV
- the SWS2 gene encoding mitochondrial 37S ribosomal protein uS13m (mitochondrial ribosomal protein of the small subunit~similar to YNL081C), whose product is MVVHILGKGFKGKEVIKIALASKFYGIGKTTAEKICSKLGFYPWMRMHQLSEPQIMSIASELSTMTIEGDARAIVKDNIALKKKIGSYSGMRHTLHLPVRGQHTRNNAKTARKLNKIDRRGLHTFSQAEAQHNPSLWSYIFGK